CCCGCGACGTGCGCGGGTGACGGAAACAGGTCGGGGTTGAGCAGTTCGGTGCTGGAACCGATGGCCCACACCGCCAGAATCAGCACTGGGCTGACCATTCGGCGGACAGGGCGCGGAATGCGGGCCCACAGGCTTCGCCGGCGGCGGTGCCCGGCGACGACGTCGATCAGTTCCGGCGTCGGTGCGGGGGTGTCGAGGCGGACTGCCGCATCGACGGCGGTCATGACTTCGCCCCGGCCCACTCCTGTACCGAGTACTCGTTCTCGAGCGAACCGTCGGCGTTGAGGAAGTTGTAGGCGGCCTCAAGCTGTTCGACACCCTGCTTGGGGAACGGTTCGGTGTTGAACTCGTCGATGCTGGTCGACTTCCGCACGCTGTCGACGCTGGTGTCGTCGGTCTTGGCGATCCACGCCGTGTAGTCGTCGAAGTTCTCGGTGATGTTGCGGTTGACCGCGGTGATTGCCTTCTGCCAGGCCTGTTCGAAACCGGGGTGCTGATCGGTGAACGACGTCAGCGCGATGTTGGTCCCGGTGCTGCCGAAGCCGTGCTTGGAGAGGCTGTCGATGATCGGGAAGCCCTTCTCCTGCAGTTCGATCGCGCTGGCGCCGGTCACCACGGTCGCGTCGATCTGTCCGGAACTGAGCCCCGCGATGGATTCGGGGGTCGGCACGTCGCGCACCTGGATCTTGTCGCTGAGGCCGGCCGCCTCGATCAGCTGCTTGGCGGCGCGATCCCGGATGGTGCCCTGCGGGGCTGTCACGTTCTTGCCGACCAGGCCCGCAATGTCGGTCGGGCCGCCCTTGGCGCCCACCAGCCAGGCGTCGCCGTTGATCGAATCAAGGGCCAGCAGAACCACTTTGGGATCCCGGCTGCGGGCCCGCAGGGCGGGGTTGTCGCCGATGGCGGCGACGTCGACCGCGCCGGCGATCAGCGCCGACGCCGCATCACTGCCGGACTGGAAGAACGAGTACTCGATCTTGTCGACGCCGGCGGCTTTGAGCTCCTCGGTGAGGATGCCCTCCTTGTCGCCCCAGCCGAGCGAGCCCGCGGGCGTGCCCGTCGGGGAGGTCGCGCCGATGCGCAGGGTGTACCCCTCACCGCCCGTGTCGTCGCTGCTGCAGGCGACTGCCGAGGCGAGGACGGCAATCGTCAGGGCGGTGCGCGCAAGAGGACGAAACATGGGTGGGGCCTCCGGAATCGGTGAATCTGCGGGAGAGCATGAATTGCTTCCAGTAGATGTCGAGTCCGTGGGCCCCGGCGACCGTTTGGATCAGCGTGACGGGAACGCCGGTTGTCAGATGTAGGTCGTCAGACGCAGTCGATGCAGATCTGCTCGCTGCCCTTCTGCAGTGCGATCCGGTTGCGGTGCTGAACCAGGAAGCAGCTTGAGCAGGTGAACTCGTCGGCCTGCTTGGGGACCACCCGGACGGTCAGCTCCTCGCCGGTGAGGTCCGCGTCGGGCAGATCGAACGAATCGACCACCTCGTCCTCGTCGATCACCGCGGTGTCGACCGCGGCGCGGCGCTGAATGGTCAGCGCCTCCAAAGACTCGTCCTTCGACTCGTCGGTCTCCTTGACGCGGGGGGCGTCGTAATCAGTGGCCATCGTGATCCTCCCTGCCAGTACCAACGTCTCCCCAACGTCACGGGAACGAAGGTTGTTCCCGGTCTCGGCGACGATCAAACGCCGAATTCTCGAGAAATTTCAGCTGAGCCTGTTCAGCACCGCCGTCATCTGCTTCTCGGTGTCGTTGGCCAGCTTCTCGAAGGCCACGCGCATCACCGGATTCAGCAGCTTGGCCCACCCCTTCATCTCCACATCGGACTGGTAGGCGAGCTTGGAACCGGCACCATCGGGGGCGACCGTGATGGTGTCAGTCGACGTCGAGGACTTGTTGGTGCCCACGAACACCAGCGTGTCCGGCGTGAGCTTGTGCAGCACATACGTCAGTTCGGCCGTCACGCCGAAGATGTTGGACACGTTGTGCCAGGTCGTGCCCCTGGTGATCGGGCCGTCGTCAGACCGTGTGCAGGTCTGAGTGCCGGGATCCCACTCCTCGGCGTGCGAGAAGTCCTTGAGGTAGTCGATGACGGCTGACGGCGGTGGCGTGACCGAGAAGGTGCGCGAAACGGTGGGCATGCGCCCGGAGTACCCAACTTCCCCGTTGACACCGCACTGACGGCGGGAAAGTTCGAGTGCAGCCCGCCCGAGTGCGGTCTCAACGGCCTCGGCGGAAAATCGCTTGCCCCGGGCCGCAGAATATTGCGGTGAGCACCCCACCCCTGTTCTGCGGCATCGATCTCGCGCGCCGGATCGAGGCCGCCGAGGCCGACCTGATCGTCGCGGCCACCGAAGCGGCGGCGGTGCGCGGCGCGCGAGGCCTGGTGCTTCCCCTGGCCGGCGGCTACGCGGTCTCGGCGGAAGACGGCTCACCCATGAACAAGGTCGTCGGACTCGGTTTCGACGGCGTGCCCGACGACAAGGCGCTCACGGACGTCGAAGCAGCCTTCGCCGCATTCGGGGCTCCGGTGCAGGTCGAGTTGTCCAACCTGGCCGACCCTGACGTCGGCGCGGCGCTGACAGCGAGGGGTTATCGACTCGTGGGCTTCGAGGATGTGCTGGGCCGCGACCTGACCGCTCCGACCCCTGCCCCGGCTTCGGGGATCACGGTGCGCAAGGCCGACGCCGACGAACTCGACGCGTGGGTGGACGCCATCGTGGACGGCTTCGCGCACCCCGACGGCGAGGGCGTCCTAAGCCACGAGGAGTTTCCTCACGACGTCCTTGAGCGCGCCGAACGCGACTTCGAGGCGGCGGGTGCGGTGGCCTACATCGCGGAGTGCAGCGGCGCCGTCGTCGGGGCAGGCAGCGTCCGGTTCACCAGTGGCGTCGCTCAATTGACCGGTGCGGCGACGCGGCCCTCACACCGGCGCCGTGGGGTGCAGGCCGCGATGCTGGCGACCCGACTGGCCGACGCCGCAGCGACTGGCTGCGACCTCGCCGTCGTCACCACAGCGCCCGGATCGACCTCGCAGAAGAATGTGCAGCGCAGCGGCTTTCACCTGCTCTACACCCGAGCGGTCCTGGTGCGGGAACCGCGCTAGCCGCGGGCGGGCATCCGATCGGCCGCCCCAGGACCCTGCGCTGGGGCCGCACTCAGGGCGGGAAAGTGCGAGTGGAGCCCGCCGTGAGTGCGGTGTCAACGATGGAGTCTGTCCACCGATCGGGGGACAACGAGTTCATCCTGTCGATCAACCGGCCGGATGACAGACGTCCGCCTCGACGCAGGGCATTCTTATCTCATCGCCGGAACACACCGGTCGGAGAATTGAAAAGCCAAGCAATAGAGGGGAACTCATCATGAACGTCATCACCCGCCGCATCGCCGCCTCCGCCGCCCTGCTGGCCGCCCCGGTCCTGATCGGGCTGGGCGTCGCCTCCAGCGCCAACGCCGACACCGGCAGCACCAACCCGTCTATCACCTCGCCGGAGAATCGCGGCCCGCACTTCTACAGCCCGTCCACCAAGGCCACGCCCTGGCAGCCGATCTACAGCCGCGGCTTCATCTTCGTCGGCTGAGCCACCCACCGCCGAGCCATGAGTTGAGGACAACTCATGGCTCGGCAATGTGGCGTGTCAGCCCACGGTGGCCGGCGCGACCAGCCTGGCCCGCGCGCCGTGGCCCTGCGACGAGATGATGTCGAGTGTTCCGCCCATCGCCTCAACCCGCGCCTTGAGCGACGCCAGACCGATGTGACCCTCGGCGATGCGCGTGTCGAGCGCACTCGGGTCGAACCCCGCACCGTCGTCGGTCACGATCAGTTCGATGGTCTCGTCGTCGCGCAGCTTGAGCGTGACCCAGACGTTGGACGCCTGCGCATGTTTGGACACATTGCCCAGCAGTTCGCGGGCCCCGCGATACAGCAGATCCTGGGCCGGCGGTTTACCGACGTCGTCGAGTTCGGCCTCCACCGCGAACGTGGCGCGGTCGCGATACTGGCGCAGCAGTTCGGCGACAGCGGGCGTCAACCCCAGTTCGGACAGCACCGCGGGATGCAGCGTCCGCAGGGTGGACCGAAGCTGGGCGGCCGTGCCCGTCAGGGTGTCGCGAATGGCGGTCACCGCCGAGTCATCGACACGTTCGGACAGTTCGTCGAGCGCCATCCGCGCGGCCAGCAGTTCCTGCAGGGGTCCGTCATGCAGCGTCTCGGCGAGTTCACGGCTGTTGCGCTCGTCGGCCCGCAGCGACTCCGACACCAACTGTCGCTGTGCCTCCAGCAGTGCACCCACGCGTTGGTTGCGCCGCTCGATCACCAGGCTCAGGCCCGTGGTCGCGAGCGCAAACCACACCAGGAACGCGAAGTGCATATAGACGATGTTCGGCATGCCGACCGTGTCATCGCGTTTGGAGTAGGCGATCCACACCCCGAGATAGGCGAAGGCGGTGGTCGCCCCCAGCAGCGCGGTCAACCACGGCCGGTCCTGGAACGCCACGAAGATCGGCAGCAGGAAGAACACCGGCAACAGCCACGCCGTCGCACCGCCAGAGCTCAGGCACAATGTGACGACGATGAGCACGTCGACCAGCGTGGTCACCCAACCGGCCCACTTCGGCGTCGGGCCGCGGAACACCACGACGAGCCAGATCAGCGACGCGACAAAGTAACTGATGATCGCGGTATGCCACACCGTGGGCAGCCAATGGTCGACGTCGCCGACGTCGACGATCATGATGATGAGCCCGATCATCGGCAGGCGCAGCAGTGCGGCCACCCGAACCGGTTCCGCGGTCACATAATCGGGCAGTTGCAGGCGCGAACTCATTCCAGCAGCCTGCGCCGCATCGCCTCGGCCACCGCGGCCGCGCGATCGCTGACACCGAGCTTCTCGTACAACCTCTGCACGTGGGTCTTGACCGTCGACGGCGCCAGGAACAGTTCGGAGGCGATCGCGGGAATGGTCTTACCGCCCGCGATCAGATCGAGCACCTCCCGCTCGCGGGGACTCAGCACGGGTCCGGAAGGCTCTGCGCGCCGCCGGATCTCACCGGCCAGCCCCGCCGCCAGGCCAGGGGAGAGGACGTCGCGGCCACGCGCGCAGTTGAGCACCGCGGAGACGATCTCGGCCCGCGTCGACTCCTTGGGGAGGAATCCCGCCGCACCCTCCTGAATGGCGTGGTAGACGATCGCGGAGTCGTCGTGCGCCGACACCAGCAGCACGCGGGTGGGCAGCTCGTCGCGCACCACGGCCGCCGCGACCTGCGCACCGTCCAGACCGGGCATGCGGTAATCGAGCAGCGCCACGGCCGGTTGGTGTTCCTTGATGGCGGCCAGCGCCGACGTGCCGTCGTCGGCCTCGGCGACGACATCGATCTCACCGCTGGACACCAGCGCACGCACCACACCGTCACGGAACAGTGGATGGTCGTCCCCGACGACGACCCGCACCTTGTCAACCACGGTGTAACTGTCCCACAGGGATCGGGTGTCGTGGGGTTGAAGTTCGACGCGGAATGTCACGGATCCGGCCGAATTCCCGCCCGATTCAGCGCATGTGCGGCGAGCGCTCAGCCCTGCCCGACCACGTTGTCGAACCCGGACTGTTCGATCTCGGGTGCGCCCGAACGGAAGGTGACCCGGTTCTTCAGGCCGGAGACGCCGATGCGGTCGACGGAGTCGACGACGATCACGTTCTCCACGCCCGAGACCGTGAGCATGGCGCAGTGCCCGGTGATGGTCACGGTGTTGTTGACACCGCTGATGCTGACGACGTTGTCATCGCAGGCCAGTGTCTTGTTGCCGTCCACGCCCGCGACCGTCACCACACCGCCGGGTGGCAGCGTCTCGACGACCGGCCCATCCGGCAGACCGGTGGGCACTGGGGGCACGGTGGGTCGGGACGGCCGCACTGTGGGACTCGGGAATCCGCCGCCCCCACCGGAGAACGTCGGTCGTCCTGAGGTGGTGTTCTCCGCGCCACCGCTGGACAGCACGTAGACCACAGCGCCCGCCGCGACTCCCAGCGCGAGAATGGCGGCGACGATGACGAACACCTTGATTCCGCTGCGCCCCTGGGGAGGCGGCGGGGGATAGCCGCCGTATGACCACGGCTGTGTCTGCGGGGGGCCATGTACGCCGAGTTCTGTCGCACCCTCGGCGATCGGGCGCTCCAAGTCCCGGATTCGAGCCTCCGGGTCGTCCTGCGGCGTCACCCGCAGATCGTCGCATATCCAGGGGTTAACCGGTGCAGTCAAGCGAAACCACGACGGACCGGCGCACGATCACCGGAACGAACACGTCGTTGTCGTTGCGGCCGTCCACACGCACGAACTCTCGCTGCGATCCGGTGTTGCGCACATTGGTGACGACGCAGTCCTCCAACGGTGTGTTGCCGATCCGGTCGACGCTGACGTCGAACCCCTCGGCCTCGAGTTGGCCGATCACCACCGCGGCCGAGTCTGCCGCGCTCACCGCCGCGGGCGCGAACAGCATGCCCGCCGATGCCGCCGCGGCCGCGAATGAAACCGACAACGCGGTGTACATGGCGGTGTCCCTTCTGCTCTCGGGTCACCCGTTCAGGCCCTGCCGGAGACACGAGGTGCGGGCCCACTCGGTTCGACAGGTCACCGGCGTGGCCGGAAAGCCCGACGCGACGCAGACCGTCCCGTTAGCGTGAGAAACCCAGCAACCTCGGGAGGTTAAGGATGCGAGTCGGTTCCAGACCGTGCGGTGACACCGGATCGAGGCGACCACGGTTCCGGCACCTCGCCGGCCTCCTCATCGTTCTGCTGCTCGGCGGCCTCGGCGCCGGGGTGTTGGCGCCCACCGCCGGCGCCGCGGGCGAGACCTACGTGATCGCCACGGACACGACCTTTGCGCCGTTCGAGTTCCAGGACGCGCAGGGCAACTTCGTCGGCATCGACATGGATCTGCTCCGCGAGATCGCCAAGGACCAGGACTTCGTCGTCGACATCAAACCGCTGGGCTTCGACGCCGCACTGCAGGCAGTGCAGGCCAATCAGGCCGCCGGGGTGATCGCGGGCATGTCGATCACCGATGCCCGCAAGAAGGTCTTCGACTTCTCCGATCCGTACTTCGAGTCGGGCGTGCAGATGGCGGTGCTGCAGGACGACGACGAGATCAAGTCCTACTCCGATCTCAAGGGCAAGCGGGTCGCGGTCAAGAACGGCACCGAGGGTGCGGAGTTCGCCGAATCCATAAGGGAAAAGTACGGGTTCGAGGTGGTGTCGTTCGCGGACTCGGCGTCGATGTTCGAGGAGGTCAAGACCGGTAACTCGGTGGCGATCTTCGAGGACTACCCAGTGCTCAACTATGGCATT
The DNA window shown above is from Mycolicibacterium confluentis and carries:
- a CDS encoding GNAT family N-acetyltransferase; translation: MSTPPLFCGIDLARRIEAAEADLIVAATEAAAVRGARGLVLPLAGGYAVSAEDGSPMNKVVGLGFDGVPDDKALTDVEAAFAAFGAPVQVELSNLADPDVGAALTARGYRLVGFEDVLGRDLTAPTPAPASGITVRKADADELDAWVDAIVDGFAHPDGEGVLSHEEFPHDVLERAERDFEAAGAVAYIAECSGAVVGAGSVRFTSGVAQLTGAATRPSHRRRGVQAAMLATRLADAAATGCDLAVVTTAPGSTSQKNVQRSGFHLLYTRAVLVREPR
- a CDS encoding SRPBCC family protein — protein: MPTVSRTFSVTPPPSAVIDYLKDFSHAEEWDPGTQTCTRSDDGPITRGTTWHNVSNIFGVTAELTYVLHKLTPDTLVFVGTNKSSTSTDTITVAPDGAGSKLAYQSDVEMKGWAKLLNPVMRVAFEKLANDTEKQMTAVLNRLS
- a CDS encoding response regulator, whose product is MVDKVRVVVGDDHPLFRDGVVRALVSSGEIDVVAEADDGTSALAAIKEHQPAVALLDYRMPGLDGAQVAAAVVRDELPTRVLLVSAHDDSAIVYHAIQEGAAGFLPKESTRAEIVSAVLNCARGRDVLSPGLAAGLAGEIRRRAEPSGPVLSPREREVLDLIAGGKTIPAIASELFLAPSTVKTHVQRLYEKLGVSDRAAAVAEAMRRRLLE
- a CDS encoding DUF4193 domain-containing protein encodes the protein MATDYDAPRVKETDESKDESLEALTIQRRAAVDTAVIDEDEVVDSFDLPDADLTGEELTVRVVPKQADEFTCSSCFLVQHRNRIALQKGSEQICIDCV
- a CDS encoding ABC transporter substrate-binding protein, yielding MFRPLARTALTIAVLASAVACSSDDTGGEGYTLRIGATSPTGTPAGSLGWGDKEGILTEELKAAGVDKIEYSFFQSGSDAASALIAGAVDVAAIGDNPALRARSRDPKVVLLALDSINGDAWLVGAKGGPTDIAGLVGKNVTAPQGTIRDRAAKQLIEAAGLSDKIQVRDVPTPESIAGLSSGQIDATVVTGASAIELQEKGFPIIDSLSKHGFGSTGTNIALTSFTDQHPGFEQAWQKAITAVNRNITENFDDYTAWIAKTDDTSVDSVRKSTSIDEFNTEPFPKQGVEQLEAAYNFLNADGSLENEYSVQEWAGAKS
- a CDS encoding DUF3060 domain-containing protein, producing the protein MTPQDDPEARIRDLERPIAEGATELGVHGPPQTQPWSYGGYPPPPPQGRSGIKVFVIVAAILALGVAAGAVVYVLSSGGAENTTSGRPTFSGGGGGFPSPTVRPSRPTVPPVPTGLPDGPVVETLPPGGVVTVAGVDGNKTLACDDNVVSISGVNNTVTITGHCAMLTVSGVENVIVVDSVDRIGVSGLKNRVTFRSGAPEIEQSGFDNVVGQG
- a CDS encoding sensor histidine kinase, yielding MSSRLQLPDYVTAEPVRVAALLRLPMIGLIIMIVDVGDVDHWLPTVWHTAIISYFVASLIWLVVVFRGPTPKWAGWVTTLVDVLIVVTLCLSSGGATAWLLPVFFLLPIFVAFQDRPWLTALLGATTAFAYLGVWIAYSKRDDTVGMPNIVYMHFAFLVWFALATTGLSLVIERRNQRVGALLEAQRQLVSESLRADERNSRELAETLHDGPLQELLAARMALDELSERVDDSAVTAIRDTLTGTAAQLRSTLRTLHPAVLSELGLTPAVAELLRQYRDRATFAVEAELDDVGKPPAQDLLYRGARELLGNVSKHAQASNVWVTLKLRDDETIELIVTDDGAGFDPSALDTRIAEGHIGLASLKARVEAMGGTLDIISSQGHGARARLVAPATVG